In one window of Qipengyuania profundimaris DNA:
- the clpA gene encoding ATP-dependent Clp protease ATP-binding subunit ClpA — protein sequence MPSFAANLEKTLHAALSDAGERRHEYATLEHLLLALIEDDDAAQVMNACGVDLGELGSVVKQYLEQEYQALQSDESADPQPTAGFQRVIQRAILHVQSSGKDTVTGANVLVALFSERDSYAVYFLQQQDMSRLDAVSFISHGIGKGGKQIESRPAEGAAEGEAQSDEKAEGKGKKETALDQFTVDLNKKAEDGRIDPLIGRGPEVDRTVQILCRRSKNNPLYVGDPGVGKTAIAEGLARKIVEGDVPEVLQDAVIYSLDMGALLAGTRYRGDFEERLKQVVNELEGMPEAILFIDEIHTVIGAGATSGGAMDASNLLKPALSSGAIRCIGSTTYKEFRNHFEKDRALLRRFQKIDVNEPTIEDTIKILKGLKSAFQDHHKVTYTQDALKTAVELSARYINDRKLPDKAIDVIDEVGAMQMLVPPSRRKKKITAREIEAVIATMARIPPKSVSKDDKKALENLERDLKHVVFGQDSAVNRLSTAMKLSRAGLRDPDKPIGSFLFSGPTGVGKTEVARQLASIMGIELKRFDMSEYMERHSVSRLIGAPPGYVGYDQGGLLTDAIDQNPHCVLLLDEIEKAHPDLFNILLQVMDNGRLTDHHGKTVDFRNVVLIMTTNAGAADMARQGIGFGDVSKEDASEEAVKRMFTPEFRNRLDAIVPFGYLGKGTVARVVDKFILQLELQLAEQNVDIQFDKEARAWLADKGYDRLYGARPMGRLIQEKIKQPLAEELLFGKLADGGEVSVTMKDGKPSFELTPAPPKAKAKPKKKAAAKKKPADKKPEAGTSESTDESK from the coding sequence ATGCCAAGCTTTGCAGCAAACCTCGAGAAAACCCTCCACGCAGCGCTCAGCGACGCGGGCGAGCGGCGGCACGAATACGCCACGCTCGAACACTTGCTGCTTGCCCTGATCGAAGATGACGATGCGGCGCAGGTCATGAACGCCTGCGGCGTCGACCTCGGCGAACTCGGCTCGGTGGTGAAGCAATATCTCGAGCAGGAATATCAGGCGCTGCAATCGGACGAGAGCGCCGATCCGCAGCCGACCGCCGGATTCCAGCGGGTGATCCAGCGCGCGATCCTGCACGTTCAGTCTTCCGGTAAGGACACGGTGACCGGCGCGAACGTGCTGGTCGCGCTGTTCTCCGAACGCGATAGTTATGCCGTCTACTTTCTCCAGCAGCAGGACATGAGCCGCCTCGATGCGGTCAGCTTCATCAGCCACGGCATCGGTAAGGGCGGCAAGCAGATCGAGAGCCGTCCTGCCGAAGGTGCCGCGGAAGGCGAAGCGCAGTCGGACGAAAAGGCTGAAGGCAAGGGCAAGAAGGAAACCGCGCTCGACCAGTTCACGGTCGATCTCAACAAGAAGGCCGAGGACGGGCGGATCGACCCGCTGATCGGTCGCGGGCCGGAAGTCGACCGCACGGTCCAGATCCTCTGCCGCAGGAGCAAGAACAATCCGCTCTATGTCGGCGATCCGGGCGTCGGGAAGACGGCGATTGCCGAAGGCCTGGCGCGAAAGATCGTCGAGGGCGACGTGCCCGAAGTGCTGCAGGACGCGGTGATCTATTCGCTCGACATGGGCGCGCTGCTGGCCGGCACCCGCTATCGCGGCGACTTCGAGGAGCGCCTGAAGCAGGTGGTCAACGAACTCGAAGGCATGCCCGAGGCGATCCTGTTCATCGACGAGATCCACACGGTGATCGGTGCGGGCGCAACCAGCGGCGGCGCGATGGATGCGTCCAACCTGCTGAAGCCCGCCCTTTCCAGCGGCGCGATCCGCTGCATCGGTTCGACCACCTACAAGGAATTTCGCAACCACTTCGAAAAGGATCGCGCTCTGCTGCGCCGGTTCCAGAAGATCGATGTCAACGAGCCGACGATCGAGGACACGATCAAGATCCTCAAGGGCCTCAAGAGCGCATTCCAGGATCATCACAAGGTGACCTACACGCAGGATGCGCTGAAAACCGCGGTCGAACTATCGGCGCGCTACATCAACGACCGCAAGCTGCCCGACAAGGCGATCGACGTGATCGACGAAGTCGGCGCGATGCAGATGCTGGTGCCGCCGAGCCGTCGCAAGAAGAAGATCACTGCGCGCGAGATCGAGGCGGTCATCGCAACGATGGCGCGCATCCCGCCCAAATCGGTCAGCAAGGACGACAAGAAGGCGCTCGAGAATCTCGAACGCGATCTCAAGCATGTCGTCTTCGGTCAGGACTCGGCTGTTAATCGCCTGTCGACTGCGATGAAGCTCAGCCGCGCGGGCCTGCGCGATCCGGACAAGCCGATCGGCTCGTTCCTGTTCAGCGGTCCAACCGGCGTCGGCAAGACCGAAGTCGCGCGCCAGCTCGCCAGCATCATGGGTATCGAGCTCAAGCGCTTCGACATGTCCGAATATATGGAACGGCACAGCGTCAGCCGGCTGATCGGCGCGCCTCCGGGCTATGTCGGTTACGATCAGGGCGGTCTGCTGACCGATGCGATCGACCAGAACCCGCACTGCGTGCTATTGCTCGACGAGATCGAAAAGGCGCATCCGGACCTGTTCAATATCCTGTTGCAGGTAATGGATAATGGCCGCCTGACCGACCACCACGGCAAGACGGTCGATTTCCGCAATGTCGTGCTGATTATGACTACCAATGCCGGGGCTGCCGACATGGCGCGCCAGGGCATCGGGTTCGGCGATGTGTCGAAGGAAGATGCCAGCGAAGAAGCGGTGAAGCGTATGTTCACGCCGGAATTCCGCAATCGTCTCGATGCGATCGTGCCGTTCGGCTATCTCGGCAAGGGCACGGTCGCCCGTGTGGTCGACAAGTTTATCCTCCAGCTCGAACTCCAACTGGCCGAGCAGAACGTCGATATCCAGTTCGACAAGGAAGCCCGCGCGTGGCTGGCCGACAAGGGTTACGACCGCCTCTATGGCGCGCGCCCGATGGGCCGCCTGATCCAGGAAAAGATCAAGCAGCCGCTGGCCGAGGAATTGCTGTTCGGCAAGCTCGCCGATGGCGGCGAGGTGTCGGTGACGATGAAGGATGGCAAGCCGTCCTTCGAGCTCACTCCCGCCCCGCCCAAGGCGAAGGCCAAGCCGAAGAAGAAGGCGGCGGCGAAGAAAAAGCCTGCGGACAAGAAACCCGAAGCGGGCACGAGCGAGAGCACCGACGAGAGCAAGTAA
- a CDS encoding ABC transporter ATP-binding protein has translation MSVLRVENLTKRFGDVLAVDDLSFAVQPGEIFGFLGGNGAGKTTTLRMVLDIIRPTAGRIEVLGAAPDKRKSDAIGFLPEERGLYSHMKAIETIVYFGRLKHMDPADAHAHGMELLERFDLADRAKSQIGDMSKGMAQKVQLACSLVNRPELLMLDEPFSGLDPVNQGLLEDEILRASQRGAAVIFSTHVMQHAERLCDRLLLLKKGAKRFEGTLEEARDTLPARITAVAHPAIASVNGVASAEPVEDVGDGFHRYDVRLTPGTSSEAVLEACTAKGIALRRFEEQRASLHEVFVSMVGEGEVQR, from the coding sequence GTGTCGGTTCTAAGGGTCGAGAACCTTACCAAGCGCTTCGGCGATGTTTTGGCGGTGGACGATCTGTCCTTCGCCGTGCAGCCGGGCGAAATCTTCGGATTTCTCGGCGGGAACGGAGCGGGCAAGACGACCACGCTGCGCATGGTGCTCGACATCATCCGGCCGACCGCGGGCCGGATCGAGGTGCTCGGCGCAGCGCCGGACAAGCGCAAGTCCGATGCGATCGGCTTCCTGCCCGAGGAACGCGGGCTCTACTCCCACATGAAGGCGATCGAGACGATCGTCTATTTCGGTCGGCTCAAGCACATGGATCCGGCAGACGCCCATGCGCACGGGATGGAATTGCTCGAACGTTTCGATCTTGCCGACCGTGCGAAGAGCCAGATCGGCGACATGTCGAAGGGCATGGCGCAAAAGGTGCAGCTCGCCTGTTCGCTGGTCAACCGCCCCGAACTGCTGATGCTGGACGAGCCGTTCTCGGGCCTCGACCCGGTCAACCAGGGCTTGCTCGAAGACGAAATCCTGCGCGCATCGCAGCGCGGCGCCGCGGTTATTTTCTCCACCCACGTGATGCAGCATGCCGAGCGATTGTGCGACCGGCTGTTGCTCCTGAAAAAGGGCGCCAAGCGGTTCGAAGGCACGCTGGAGGAAGCGCGAGATACGCTGCCGGCGCGAATCACCGCCGTGGCGCATCCCGCAATTGCTTCTGTAAACGGAGTCGCCAGCGCGGAGCCTGTCGAGGATGTCGGAGACGGCTTCCATCGCTACGATGTGCGGCTTACCCCCGGCACGAGCTCCGAAGCCGTACTGGAAGCCTGCACGGCCAAGGGCATCGCGCTCCGCCGGTTCGAGGAGCAGCGCGCGTCGCTGCACGAGGTATTCGTGAGCATGGTCGGCGAAGGGGAGGTCCAGCGATGA
- a CDS encoding ABC transporter permease, whose translation MNRNVLLVAAREFRQIAAMKSFWLTLLLVPVALAIGPLLGSSLDEEEATRVVVLDRAGGSAATALEQRFGFEEDRSVLRSLSRYVRRHGLENADPDAPWAQHDRWYTDADVLAFRQSGGVDGAVAQIDEARPEGAPEFDIPEPEYSFAPAPAALASAQGDELQSRVDALLDGGEDAPDGEAADYVLLVGEGYPADPTIRLWSKDQPRSSFVSQVQEVLTADLRQRLLADQGIPASQAAAIQGAAPAIAVTTPPPGGGAREALLIRSIVPLALSYILMLSLMLSGSWMLQGSVEERSNKLLESLLACIRPEELMQGKLLGALAVGFSMIGVWFGCAIVVAFFTQGEIADMIRPALEPVSSPTAIIAMIYFFVMGYIAVSIIFVAIGAMADSMSEAQGYLMPVLLGILLPITFLLSSLVAGKDGLLVQILTWVPLWTPFAVLARLGMGIEWWEMIGSGILLAGFVALEVVFLGRLFRASLLATGQKPGFKQLMERFKAPA comes from the coding sequence ATGAACCGCAATGTTCTACTCGTGGCGGCACGCGAGTTCCGCCAGATCGCCGCCATGAAAAGCTTCTGGCTGACGCTTCTGCTCGTGCCGGTCGCGCTGGCTATCGGTCCGCTTTTGGGAAGTTCGCTGGACGAGGAGGAGGCGACGCGCGTCGTCGTGCTCGACCGCGCGGGAGGATCGGCCGCGACCGCGCTCGAACAGCGCTTCGGGTTCGAGGAAGACCGCTCCGTCCTGCGCTCGCTCTCGCGCTATGTGCGGCGTCACGGCCTCGAAAATGCCGATCCCGATGCCCCCTGGGCCCAGCACGACCGCTGGTACACCGATGCGGATGTGCTGGCCTTTCGCCAGTCCGGCGGCGTAGATGGAGCGGTGGCGCAGATCGACGAAGCGCGGCCAGAGGGCGCGCCCGAATTCGATATCCCCGAACCCGAATACAGCTTTGCGCCTGCCCCTGCCGCACTGGCGTCGGCCCAAGGCGACGAGTTGCAGAGCCGGGTCGATGCGCTGCTGGATGGCGGAGAGGATGCGCCCGACGGCGAAGCGGCCGATTACGTCCTGCTGGTCGGCGAAGGCTATCCGGCCGATCCCACCATTCGCCTATGGTCCAAGGACCAGCCACGCTCGAGCTTCGTGTCTCAGGTGCAGGAAGTGCTGACGGCGGATTTGCGGCAACGCCTGCTGGCCGACCAGGGCATTCCCGCATCGCAAGCCGCCGCCATCCAGGGCGCAGCGCCCGCCATTGCGGTCACGACGCCGCCACCCGGAGGCGGGGCGCGCGAGGCGCTGCTGATCCGCTCGATCGTGCCCCTCGCGCTGTCCTATATCCTGATGCTCAGCCTGATGCTGTCGGGTAGCTGGATGTTGCAGGGCTCGGTCGAGGAGCGCTCGAACAAACTACTCGAATCGCTGCTCGCCTGCATCCGGCCCGAGGAACTGATGCAGGGCAAACTTCTCGGAGCGCTCGCGGTCGGCTTCTCGATGATCGGCGTTTGGTTTGGCTGCGCAATCGTCGTCGCCTTCTTCACGCAGGGCGAGATCGCCGACATGATCCGCCCCGCGCTGGAGCCGGTGTCCTCGCCCACAGCCATCATCGCGATGATCTATTTCTTCGTCATGGGCTATATCGCGGTGTCGATCATCTTCGTGGCAATCGGCGCGATGGCCGATTCGATGAGCGAGGCGCAGGGGTATCTGATGCCGGTGCTGCTCGGCATCCTGCTGCCGATCACCTTCCTGCTGTCCTCGCTCGTGGCGGGCAAGGACGGTCTGCTCGTGCAAATCCTCACCTGGGTGCCGCTATGGACGCCCTTCGCTGTGCTTGCGCGCCTCGGCATGGGCATCGAATGGTGGGAGATGATCGGATCGGGCATCCTGCTGGCAGGCTTCGTGGCGCTGGAAGTGGTTTTCCTCGGCCGCCTGTTCCGCGCCAGCCTGCTCGCGACCGGTCAGAAGCCGGGTTTCAAGCAGCTGATGGAGCGCTTCAAGGCGCCTGCGTAA
- a CDS encoding ligase-associated DNA damage response exonuclease produces the protein MSAPFSWIKPEPHGIYVPPADCWVDPSRAVGKALVTHGHADHARGGHGETVATPETLAIMELRYRTGAEDDAGEIPHKAVPVEYGETIRLKGGVDATYIPAGHVLGSAQILLEHAGERVIVTGDYKRREDPTCPPFEVTPCDIFITEATFGLPLFTHPPIEDEMAKLLDRLAAHPERCVLVGAYALGKAQRVIAELRRAGHREPIYLHGAMEKMCRLYEDHGVDLGELRLVSDYTKDDMRGAIVVCPPSALNDRWSRRLPDPITAMASGWMRVRQRARQRNVELPLVISDHADWGELTRTIKEVDAQENWITHGREDALLRWCQLHQRRARALALVGYDDEDD, from the coding sequence GTGAGCGCGCCCTTCTCCTGGATCAAGCCGGAACCGCACGGCATCTATGTCCCGCCAGCCGATTGCTGGGTCGATCCGTCCAGGGCCGTGGGCAAGGCGCTGGTCACGCATGGCCATGCCGACCATGCGCGCGGCGGGCATGGCGAGACTGTTGCCACGCCCGAAACGCTCGCGATCATGGAGCTGCGCTATCGCACCGGGGCCGAGGACGATGCAGGCGAAATCCCGCACAAGGCCGTGCCGGTCGAATATGGCGAGACGATCCGGCTGAAGGGCGGTGTCGACGCGACCTATATCCCCGCAGGCCATGTACTCGGCAGCGCGCAGATCCTGCTCGAGCATGCGGGCGAGCGCGTGATCGTGACAGGTGACTACAAACGGCGCGAGGACCCCACCTGCCCACCGTTCGAAGTCACGCCCTGCGATATCTTCATCACCGAGGCGACCTTCGGCCTGCCGCTCTTCACTCACCCGCCGATCGAAGACGAGATGGCCAAACTGCTCGACCGCCTCGCCGCGCATCCCGAACGCTGCGTGCTCGTGGGCGCATATGCATTGGGCAAGGCACAGCGTGTTATCGCCGAGCTGCGCCGCGCGGGTCACCGCGAGCCGATTTACCTCCACGGCGCGATGGAGAAGATGTGTCGCCTGTACGAGGATCATGGCGTCGACTTGGGAGAACTGCGGCTAGTCTCGGACTATACGAAAGATGACATGCGCGGCGCGATCGTTGTCTGCCCGCCCTCCGCGCTAAACGACCGCTGGAGCCGCCGCCTGCCCGATCCGATCACCGCCATGGCCAGCGGCTGGATGCGCGTGCGCCAGCGCGCCCGCCAGCGCAATGTCGAACTACCGCTGGTCATTTCCGACCATGCCGACTGGGGCGAACTGACGCGCACGATCAAGGAGGTCGACGCGCAGGAGAACTGGATTACCCACGGGCGTGAGGACGCGCTGCTGCGCTGGTGCCAGCTTCACCAGCGCCGCGCCCGCGCGCTAGCGCTGGTCGGCTATGACGACGAGGACGATTGA
- a CDS encoding cisplatin damage response ATP-dependent DNA ligase, producing the protein MEEFAALIDALVYTRSRNEKLRLIAEYLRATPDPDRGWALAALSDGLDFPAVKSSTIRNLMKDRIDPVLWSLSRDFVGDTAETASLLWPAPDQPPSPPSVSETVELLEAMNRKSVVTELPKLLDRLDPSGRYALLKLATGGMRIGVSSRLAKTAFAQAFDVSVDEVEEYWHGLAPPYPELFAWAALGEDPPDIDNLPTFRPFMLAHPLEETVVDLGDYAAEWKWDGIRVQLVRAGDETRIYSRSGDDISATFPELLDMLPFPAVLDGELLVRGTVQGGEEGGAASFNALQQRLGRKTVSKKMLKEAPAFVRLYDALLVEGEDLRPSPWTQRRARLEALMERLPDSHFDISRIVEAKDFEHLAAIREGSRDDAIEGLMLKRKDSPYIAGRRVGYWYKWKRDPLLVDCVLMYAQRGSGKRSSFYSDYTFGCWDGDPDAGADLLPVGKAYSGFTDEELKKLDRHVRRNTVNRFGPVRETDKSLVFEVAFDSVHESKRHKSGLAMRFPRIHRIRWDKPPHEADRVEALRALVRD; encoded by the coding sequence GTGGAGGAGTTTGCCGCCCTCATCGACGCGCTGGTCTACACGCGCAGCCGCAACGAGAAGCTGCGCCTGATCGCCGAATATCTGCGTGCGACGCCCGATCCCGACCGCGGCTGGGCGCTGGCCGCATTGTCTGACGGTCTCGATTTTCCGGCGGTGAAAAGCTCGACCATCCGCAATTTGATGAAGGACCGCATCGATCCGGTGCTTTGGTCGCTCAGCCGCGATTTCGTCGGCGATACGGCAGAAACGGCCAGCCTGCTCTGGCCCGCGCCCGATCAGCCGCCCTCGCCGCCATCGGTCAGCGAAACGGTCGAGCTGCTCGAAGCGATGAATCGCAAGAGCGTGGTCACCGAATTGCCGAAACTGCTCGACCGGCTCGATCCCTCGGGCCGCTACGCGCTGCTGAAGCTCGCCACCGGGGGCATGCGAATCGGTGTGTCGAGCCGCCTTGCGAAGACGGCCTTCGCGCAGGCGTTCGACGTGTCGGTCGACGAGGTCGAGGAGTATTGGCACGGCCTAGCCCCGCCCTATCCCGAGCTGTTCGCCTGGGCGGCCCTTGGCGAGGACCCGCCGGATATCGACAATTTGCCGACCTTCCGCCCCTTCATGCTCGCCCACCCGCTGGAAGAGACGGTGGTCGATCTCGGCGATTACGCGGCCGAGTGGAAATGGGACGGCATCCGCGTGCAGCTGGTGCGTGCGGGAGATGAGACGCGCATCTATTCGCGATCCGGCGACGATATTTCGGCGACGTTCCCCGAGCTGCTCGACATGCTGCCTTTTCCCGCCGTGCTCGACGGCGAGCTGTTGGTGCGCGGTACGGTTCAAGGCGGCGAAGAGGGCGGCGCAGCAAGCTTCAACGCCTTGCAGCAGCGGCTCGGGCGCAAGACCGTCAGCAAGAAGATGCTGAAGGAAGCTCCGGCTTTCGTTCGGCTGTACGATGCGCTGCTGGTCGAAGGGGAAGACCTGCGCCCCTCACCCTGGACGCAGCGCCGCGCCCGGCTCGAAGCGCTGATGGAGCGCCTGCCCGACAGCCATTTCGACATCAGTCGCATCGTTGAGGCGAAGGACTTCGAGCACCTTGCCGCCATCCGCGAGGGCAGCCGCGACGATGCCATCGAAGGGCTGATGCTGAAGCGCAAGGACAGCCCCTATATCGCCGGGCGGCGCGTCGGATACTGGTACAAATGGAAGCGCGACCCGCTGCTGGTCGATTGCGTGCTGATGTATGCCCAGCGCGGCAGCGGCAAACGCTCGAGCTTCTATTCGGACTACACCTTCGGCTGTTGGGACGGCGACCCCGATGCGGGGGCGGACCTGCTCCCGGTGGGCAAGGCCTATTCGGGCTTCACCGACGAGGAACTGAAAAAGCTCGACCGCCATGTCCGCCGCAACACAGTCAACCGCTTCGGCCCGGTGCGCGAGACCGACAAGAGCCTAGTGTTCGAAGTCGCCTTCGACAGCGTGCACGAGAGCAAGCGGCACAAGTCCGGCCTCGCCATGCGCTTCCCCCGCATTCATCGCATCCGCTGGGACAAGCCGCCGCACGAGGCGGATCGGGTGGAGGCGTTGAGAGCATTGGTACGGGACTAG
- a CDS encoding gamma carbonic anhydrase family protein yields the protein MHRPGVTIIPIHGHTPKIHDSAFIAPGCTIVGNVEIGADSSVWYNCVLRADVSRIVIGERSNIQDGSVCHCDPERPGDPDGSPLIIGDDVLVGHMAMVHGCIIEDRGFVGLGAIAMNKAVIGSDAMLAAGAMLTEGKVMGARELWGGRPARKMRDLDDAAIAGMRMGVAHYAENAKAHGKAIREADLT from the coding sequence ATCCATCGCCCCGGAGTGACCATCATCCCGATCCACGGCCACACGCCGAAAATCCACGACAGCGCTTTCATCGCGCCCGGCTGCACGATCGTCGGCAATGTCGAGATCGGGGCCGACAGCTCCGTCTGGTACAATTGCGTGCTGCGTGCCGATGTCAGCCGGATCGTAATCGGCGAGCGCTCGAATATTCAGGACGGCAGCGTCTGTCACTGCGATCCCGAACGCCCCGGCGACCCCGACGGTTCGCCGCTGATCATCGGCGACGACGTGCTGGTCGGGCACATGGCAATGGTTCACGGCTGCATCATAGAGGACCGCGGCTTCGTCGGCCTCGGCGCGATTGCGATGAACAAGGCGGTCATAGGTAGCGACGCAATGCTCGCGGCCGGCGCCATGCTCACCGAGGGCAAGGTGATGGGCGCGCGCGAACTCTGGGGTGGCCGTCCTGCGCGCAAGATGCGCGACCTCGACGATGCCGCCATCGCCGGGATGCGCATGGGCGTGGCGCATTATGCGGAGAACGCCAAGGCGCATGGCAAGGCCATCAGGGAAGCCGACCTGACGTAA
- a CDS encoding GNAT family N-acetyltransferase — MADIIAETERLILRTVEDGDEAEHARLLNSPTIMKFIGGPMEPAEIEQRHAKAMAMYAREGFSFLFVIEKASGEMVGYCGIKRVDDPAAPNKGDHEIGWKIREDRWGRGYASEAMHAVIDWAFTRVQAPHVVAITAPDNMASWKLMAKLGMVRRDDLDFEADHGPLIQYSLTADQWESAA, encoded by the coding sequence ATGGCTGATATAATCGCCGAAACCGAGCGCCTGATCCTGCGCACCGTGGAGGACGGTGACGAAGCCGAACACGCCCGCCTGCTCAACTCCCCGACGATCATGAAATTCATCGGCGGACCGATGGAGCCCGCCGAGATCGAGCAGCGGCACGCCAAAGCCATGGCGATGTATGCGCGCGAGGGTTTCAGTTTCCTGTTCGTGATCGAGAAGGCGAGCGGCGAGATGGTCGGCTATTGCGGAATCAAGCGCGTCGACGACCCCGCAGCTCCCAATAAAGGCGACCACGAGATCGGCTGGAAAATCCGCGAGGACCGCTGGGGCAGGGGCTACGCGAGCGAGGCCATGCACGCGGTGATCGACTGGGCCTTCACACGCGTCCAAGCACCGCATGTCGTCGCCATCACCGCTCCGGACAATATGGCAAGCTGGAAGCTGATGGCAAAACTCGGCATGGTGCGGCGTGACGACCTGGACTTCGAAGCCGATCATGGCCCGCTGATCCAGTATTCGCTGACCGCAGACCAATGGGAGAGCGCGGCTTGA
- a CDS encoding GNAT family N-acetyltransferase has product MADVFRHKTERLILRDWREEDWPRFWELCNTPTVMRWLGGVADEATQAGAQERLEGYRRDHGHTFWVCERQADGGHLSGEMLGFCGLKRSNVENEPVFGMMEVGWRLREDAWGHGYAKEAAIASLDLGFGRFEGEEIVALTVAGNAASWGLMLRLGMTRRKDLDFTDPRWGRELNPTIVYSIDRDAWLARNG; this is encoded by the coding sequence ATGGCTGACGTCTTTCGGCACAAAACCGAGCGGCTGATCCTGCGCGACTGGCGCGAGGAGGACTGGCCACGGTTCTGGGAGCTTTGCAACACACCAACGGTGATGCGCTGGCTGGGCGGTGTGGCGGATGAGGCCACGCAGGCCGGAGCGCAGGAGCGGCTCGAGGGCTATCGCCGCGACCATGGCCACACCTTCTGGGTCTGCGAACGCCAGGCCGATGGCGGCCACCTGTCCGGCGAGATGCTCGGTTTTTGCGGATTGAAGCGCTCCAACGTCGAGAACGAGCCCGTTTTCGGCATGATGGAGGTCGGCTGGCGCTTGCGTGAGGACGCCTGGGGCCACGGCTACGCCAAGGAGGCTGCCATCGCCTCGCTCGATCTCGGCTTCGGACGTTTCGAAGGGGAAGAGATCGTCGCGCTGACCGTAGCCGGCAATGCGGCAAGCTGGGGCCTGATGCTGCGCCTCGGCATGACGCGGCGGAAAGATCTGGATTTCACCGATCCACGTTGGGGCCGCGAGCTAAATCCGACCATCGTGTATTCCATCGACCGTGACGCCTGGCTGGCGCGCAATGGCTGA